One Coffea arabica cultivar ET-39 chromosome 5e, Coffea Arabica ET-39 HiFi, whole genome shotgun sequence DNA segment encodes these proteins:
- the LOC113687371 gene encoding dirigent protein 2-like, with amino-acid sequence MAKSLAIASLQILSLLLLASLGQSKKVFTNLTVYDHEFRSGDGQSIFPVAGLPNATWGFNQFGTVFVVDNTLTQSVSFKSALVGRSQGIAAVASLDNTNVELVITFLFTNGKYSGSTVEMKGIFIQSMGVNELAILGGTKQFRYATGYATFEVVSQVGDHLILKVNLYIRQDIPDDYPGIALH; translated from the coding sequence atggcaaagagtttaGCCATAGCATCCCTCCAAATTCTGAGCCTGCTTTTACTAGCAAGCTTGGGACAATCAAAGAAAGTGTTCACAAATTTGACGGTTTACGACCATGAATTTCGAAGTGGAGATGGCCAGAGCATTTTCCCAGTTGCAGGTCTTCCCAACGCAACCTGGGGCTTTAACCAATTTGGAACTGTTTTTGTCGTTGATAATACCTTGACCCAAAGCGTTTCGTTCAAATCCGCACTAGTTGGTCGTTCGCAAGGCATTGCTGCAGTAGCATCCCTTGATAACACCAACGTAGAGCTTGTGATAACTTTTCTGTTCACTAATGGAAAGTACAGTGGTAGCACTgtggaaatgaaaggaattTTCATACAGTCTATGGGTGTCAATGAACTTGCAATTTTAGGGGGAACCAAACAATTCCGGTATGCAACAGGGTATGCTACCTTTGAGGTGGTCAGCCAAGTAGGAGATCATCTTATTCTAAAGGTGAATCTCTACATTAGACAGGACATACCTGATGACTACCCTGGTATTGCTCTTCATTAA